In Pseudanabaena yagii GIHE-NHR1, a genomic segment contains:
- a CDS encoding Uma2 family endonuclease has protein sequence MTQAIATNDLDLIQPLANSKALTDEQFMSLPEDGNRYEYVDGELVIVANSGVEHGYLALTLGYFLTGFVRTHKLGVTCDSSTAFKMKTGNKRSPDLAFIGKERLQGVKRLPKGFFDGAPDLAVEIISPNNTFEEIHNKLVEYFENGTRLVWVILPDEECVLVYHKPKPSKLLQLEDSLDGEDVIPNFNLPLSELFQELSF, from the coding sequence ATGACCCAAGCGATCGCAACAAATGATCTAGACTTAATTCAGCCATTAGCTAATTCAAAAGCTTTGACTGATGAGCAGTTTATGTCATTACCTGAAGATGGCAATCGTTATGAATATGTGGATGGAGAGTTAGTCATTGTGGCAAATTCTGGTGTGGAGCATGGCTATTTAGCTCTTACTCTCGGATATTTTCTGACAGGTTTTGTGCGGACTCATAAGCTTGGGGTGACTTGTGATTCGAGTACGGCTTTTAAGATGAAGACTGGCAATAAGCGATCGCCTGATCTTGCTTTTATTGGTAAAGAAAGGTTGCAAGGGGTAAAGCGTTTACCCAAGGGATTTTTTGATGGCGCTCCCGATCTGGCGGTAGAAATTATTTCTCCCAATAATACTTTTGAGGAAATCCATAATAAGTTAGTGGAGTATTTTGAGAATGGAACGCGCTTGGTATGGGTGATTTTGCCTGATGAGGAATGTGTGTTGGTTTACCATAAACCTAAGCCTTCTAAGCTTTTGCAGTTAGAAGATAGTCTTGATGGTGAAGATGTAATTCCAAACTTTAATCTTCCTTTATCGGAGTTATTTCAAGAGTTATCTTTTTGA